The window CTTTTGCCTGCATGTAAGGCATAAGcgcagccaatcagcgctCAAAGGCAGCGAATCCTTCTTACAACCACTCCATTGTTTTTCAACTTTTTTGCCCACATATTCTGTCCTTTCTCGCTGAGCAGGTTTATTGTGATGGATGAGATGCTACCTGCAGAATATAAGCtgaaataatattttagcGCTTATTATGCCGATTGCGATCCTTCTTTGGAATATACGCCCATTAGAAGGCGGAAGATTGGGGATCGGAGGCGGGAGCGTGCCGCAGCGGCGCTGGTTTTttgtgatggagatgggattTTCTTTTAGGCTGTtggaagaggcaaaaaaacCGTTGAAGAAAAGTAAGCACTTTAAAATTGGGTTACGATTTAATTACGATTTAGGCGAGGGTCGGACAAAACTCCGTGAGGGACGTTGGGATGAACTAGCGAGGAAAGTACAAGATTGTAGACTAATAAACACATTTGAGAATATGTTGAATAAACAGGCTTGTGATAGAATAATTCATTTGCGTATACATCTAGTGACTTTGACCAACGCCAGACGAGATTAATGATGCCTACATAACCTGCTCAATTCAATGCGAGGCCTGTCTTTTGGGCGAGTGTCCGCCCGGCTTCGGCAGCTCGGCCACTTCGGCGCACGGCCTCTATAGAAAAAGTAACCATTTCCACCTTCTCTTCCCTCGGCTCGGTCGTTTGGAGATGCAATTCTCGGGCTGCTGGACAAGGAGAATGAGGTCACGCTTCTAGTTATTTTTCTCTGTGTAGTGTGTGCGAGTTGGATTGTCATTTTTTTTGCCGTGCAATGTTGGCGATGGTGCCGAGATGTTTGTAATTGAAAATGTGGATTAGTCGAGAGCTGTTGCggtgctggatgctggatttGGATTGTGTACATATAGCTCGAGGATGCCGCATGTCTTGTTGAGTCCATTATTTCACTTGGACCTTGGTCACACACTTTTactttttcatctcttctctcagaCATCTCCAAGCTCTAACCTAATCATCCAAACTCACTCTCGACGATACGATAGGATATACTCGACGACTTACACCGACTATAATACAACATCTACAACATGTCTCCCTCCCTCACCGACGAAGAaagcctcgccatctcccaCGCCAATGGCTCCAACGGCAACCCCCCGTATCAACCGCCCCAGCCTCGCCGCAAAcgcatcatcgtcgccatgACAGGCGCAACCGGCACCATCCTGGGCAtcaagctgctcatcgcGCTGCGGCGGCTCAACGTCGAGACGCACCTCGTCATCTCCAAATGGGCCGAGCAGACGCTCAAGTACGAGACCGACTACCACCCGAGCAACGTGCGCGCGCTGGCCGACCACGTCTACGGCATCAACGACATGGCCGCggccatctccagcggcTCGTTCCGCGTCGACGGCATGATCGTCGTGCCCTGCAGCATGAAGACGCTGGCCGGCATCACCACGGGGCTGTGCGACGACCTGATTTCGCGCGCCGCCGACGTGATGCTCAAGGAGCGCCGCAAGCTGGTGCTGGTTGCGCGCGAGACGCCGCTGAGCGAGATTCACCTGCGCAACATGCTGGACGTGACGAGGGCTGGGGCGATTATCTTCCCGCCCGTGCCTGCGTATTATATCCGGCCGGCGTCGGTGGACGATTTGGTGAACCAGAGCGTGGGGCGGATGCTGGATCTGTTTGATTTGGACACGGAGGAGTTTGAGCGGTGgaatggctggaagaaggATAATTGAGGGGGGCTGATGGTGCTTTTATGACGAGGAGTCTTTTACTTGCTTGTTTGCATATATGGGAATGATGGGAATCATGGGAATAATAATGCAACTATAGACGGGCTGGATGGGTTATGGTTGCAAATCATTGGGCGTTGTGATTTAAAGGGACATCTGAGACAGCTTGAATCAAAAATAATCGACATTTATTGCAATTGGCTTCAATGTacaacaaaagaaaaaagaattcaTGTCTCACGACTTATACGTCGCGATGATGAAAAAAtaagagcaaaaaaagtaTGCGACAAGAACAGGATTCGAACCTGTGCGGCCGAAGCCATATGATTTCGAGTCATACCCATTAACCACTCTGGCACCTTGCCTTTTGCATATCTGATGCATAGCAAGTCACGACTATATTAGTAAGACTCTAGCCTAATTCTACAGCGCGACGACTCCAACCTACCCTGCGCATCGAACAAACAATTCGTAATTATTTTCTTGATTCTTGTATCGTCGTAGTTGTTATTTTAGATCTTTGATCaatatcttcttttttcactCGCAATTGATGCATACTCTGTATTTTAAAGATATGCACCTTAGTTTTTTGCATCCCCAATGATACTAATCCATGTACTTCAAGTCACATTCAAGGCAATCCTTAGGTGCATGTTGCTCTTCACGCACAAATGACTACACCTTGGGCAGAAAGCGCTCAAAGCCTTGTCGCATCCTCGTTTCAAGTGCCACAGGCGCTGACAACAGGCCATCCAGTGCTGAACTGATGAATGGTTGGCACCAAATGCAGAGTCATTCTGAGCACTATTTATCCAGAGCACAGCACCTCGGGCTCCGAAACCACAAACTCTTGGCCATGCGCGTGCTTCAGCCAGCAAATATCGACTTTGGCGGGACTCCTGGCGCGGCTTTGAGCAACATCCGCAAACTCGCTGAATAGCTTGTATGCTCCTCGGAGGACATGGAATATGCACCCAATAGGTGCGACTTGAAGAGACTGCCAACTGCCAAGCTTTCTGAACTGCTATTGCTACCCAGCCCTCTCTGGAAAGTCTTTTCCTTCATAAACATAAAGATATGGTACGTATGAGAAGAATtcaataatagtaaaaacTTTACGCTTACAATTTAAAGAAATAGATATTAGATACATTGGCTGATGAAAAAAGATTCATTATCAGCGAACAAAACTTCCAAGTCATTTGGCTTCAAAACTGGGGACTCTTGGCTATAAAAAATCGAATTTGTTTTGCTATCGTTATACAACGGCCTAAACACGGCATTATTAATCATGAAGAAATACACGAAGCAGAAGCACAAGAGTGTAAAACTAAATGTACTATCAAAAGGCCGATTGCCCCGCAACAATATGTCGACTCAGTAGTGCAGTGTCAAATTGGCGATTTTATCATCCTGGAAGGAGACGAAGAGCTTTACATTGACAATAGCACGCAACCTCATGGGATCCGTTTTCTTCCAATTTTGTACGTGATCGAATGGAAGCATTGATCGCTTACTTGGAAGAGTGTGTTCTAGGGAACCAAGGCCACAAATAGACAGCCACCAATCCTACCTTGTATTCTAGGCTGCGGACATACATGAGCAAAGAAATAACGAAGTTGAACTACAATACTACAGCCTGCTATAGGAGCATGTGATACTATTACTAATTGTAACCAGAAATATGACTCCTGATGCCTGCTATAAAGACCCCTTGCATCGAGGCTGATGCTTGCCAATACGCCACAAGCCTGGAGGCCATAGAAAGGCAGTAAATAACATAATGTAGGGAGTTTCAAGTAGTGCCAGTCAATACTATACATCCTGCAGTAATCAAACATTGTGCAAAAACGAGTATATAGGTATTGTAGtagtaaaatactattacttgACAGCCACGTAATCCCCCCCTGCATCCCGCTGTACGACCAGCATCATGCAGCTCGGTAATTGCAAAGTTCTATCGCGCGTTTAAAAATACTTACAAAAAACAGGTTTCTGGGCCGACTTCAACTTTTGCCAAGCGGGgccatttccttttcttcccgGAAGCCGCTGTTCCGATCATTTGACGGCTGACAGCTACCCAATCGCGGATCTTGGATGCATCGCACAAGCAAAAAGTCTAATTAAACACGGCGCCACAAACAAGGCGAGGGAGAGACATGCAAGGCCCTGGACCTGCGTGCCGCGTGCTGCTAAACCAGATTCCATCAGAGTTGTGTCACGCTCTGTTGTCTGATTGGGTGAAAGAGGTTGGATTTTGACGGCAGAGACAGGGGCTGCATGTAAGACATGtgcggctgaagctgcaaaTCTCGATGCCTAGACTctgggagaggagaggaggacgagTGACGGTGGCAGAAGAAACATATTGAAAGACACGATTGAACATGGGcttgaataaaaaaaaaaactttgaagatgaagaaattaAATGAGGAAGGAGAATAAGACTTGGGTGCAAAGACAGAGTCGTCATCCAAGATCCCGGAGCCTGGGTTAGTTGCAAGAGACACAAAAACAGATAGAGAACTGGCAACCAGGCTCAAGTTGTTTTTACTCACATCTACGTCTTAGTCTCTAATCCTGGACATGTCTGTAGTTGTGCATACAGCATTGCAACAGTTGCAGTCATCTACGTGAATGGTAGCCCACACTCGTCAATCACTTAATTCACATTGCGTTTACTAGCGGATCTATCTATATACAGGAGATGGCATCTAATCTAGCTAGTATATCTGCCTCAATTGACATCATAGACAATCTTTGTAAACCATCATGTAGCCAAGGGCCACCCAGCACCTTTCATCCTGCTTCAGCCCCCATCCGACAATATCCACCGCCTTCATAACATAAATAAAGCCAAGACGATAATAAATAACCGCCCTGCATAGTTGCACTCTGACAACCACCTGACAATTCTCAATTCACGACTATCGCAGCCCTGCAGCCCAAGACCCTCTGTTGTACTCCCTCGCATCCACCCACGCAAAAAGTGCTACATCCTGTCCATTGCCTGCACACACGTGAATACATCTTTTTCGCCTCCCCCCTGATTGATATTGTTGTTCCGTGCTCTTCTCAAAAAGCAAGGAGAGTAAAAAGGC is drawn from Trichoderma atroviride chromosome 7, complete sequence and contains these coding sequences:
- a CDS encoding uncharacterized protein (TransMembrane:1 (i35-55o)), whose amino-acid sequence is MSPSLTDEESLAISHANGSNGNPPYQPPQPRRKRIIVAMTGATGTILGIKLLIALRRLNVETHLVISKWAEQTLKYETDYHPSNVRALADHVYGINDMAAAISSGSFRVDGMIVVPCSMKTLAGITTGLCDDLISRAADVMLKERRKLVLVARETPLSEIHLRNMLDVTRAGAIIFPPVPAYYIRPASVDDLVNQSVGRMLDLFDLDTEEFERWNGWKKDN